In Mercenaria mercenaria strain notata chromosome 14, MADL_Memer_1, whole genome shotgun sequence, the following are encoded in one genomic region:
- the LOC123526437 gene encoding uncharacterized protein LOC123526437, producing MGGKMSLFFQLLLIFSLLHCASAMRNVKVSSGSAILSPSTTDDFAKQLDLKIGERNEKLTMRKKNLPAISKPPSRRSTAKIELLQSEDGSTTCIDNCESGSCTTRCIKQEENAVTYVTERRTLTIENDIPPQFPSAGVLKKMRESIQSKMERETRHRRTATENGAINRRAAPEGKKPKLLVPNIETDTAIIKIRVMIDVAFLERFVVFVGGDIQAAIDEIECFFVLTMNQVALYYANLKELGASITSSDGVNYPVDFLPYLESVELPPKNESDGTYYDITAIVNNRDEGGNLITNIFDSGDNNIFFDVGGLVIDFGLYQYGLTQGLQQPYDLLHFVTGDKLVVDFYIIEGNVTSFDRREELGGIAYIGAFCNDFASTGFDGRNGFSAFQYPVIDRIIAHEIGHNIGCFHDVTEICPAEKLNVMSPLPVPKLESLPDYYKWSVCSGEDIANYFAFLNLTSVELATCLYTNKPTEEEFLANFCEGLLGTKYDINDQCRLFFGNDSYVCTNGSNVLETGYVEADKCQTKSGPGGIFDPLPLLSCAKDGSCDDTPYFLDHIFDGTKCANKGGDPAGNQVCYHGICETNLKICSKSQGKGQNTKK from the exons ATGGGTGGAAAAATGTCGCTATTTTTCCAGCTTCTGTTGATATTTAGTTTGCTGCATTGCGCGTCGGCCATGCGTAATGTAAAAG TCAGTTCTGGTTCTGCCATATTAAGTCCATCTACCACTGATGATTTCGCTAAACAGCTAGATTTGAAGATAGGGGAGAGGAATGAGAAACTTactatgagaaaaaaaaatttgccggCTATAAGCAAACCCCCCTCACGGAGGTCTACGGCG aAAATTGAGTTGTTACAGTCTGAGGATGGTTCTACAACTTGCATTGATAATTGCGAGAGCGGTAGTTGTACTACG CGCTGTATCAAACAAGAGGAAAACGCTGTCACATATGTTACCGAAAGGAGAACACTTACAATTGAAAACGATATACCTCCACAGTTTCCATCAGCTGGTGTATTAAAAAAGATGAGAG AGTCTATCCAAAGTAAAATGGAAAGGGAAACTCGACATCGCAGAACGGCCACAGAAAATGGTGCCATAAATCGTAGGGCTGCCCCGGAAGGGAAGAAACCAAAACTGCTTGTTCCAAATATCGAGACTGATACAGCAATTATAAAAATAAGAGTTATGATAGATGTCGCCTTTTTAGAAAG ATTTGTGGTGTTTGTTGGTGGTGATATACAAGCTGCGATTGATGAAATAGAATGTTTCTTTGTATTGACAATGAACCAA GTGGCACTGTATTATGCAAATCTAAAGGAGTTGGGAGCTAGCATCACTTCATCAGACGGAGTAAATTACCCAGTAGATTTCTTACCATACTTAGAGAGCGTGGAGTTGCCGCCAAAAaat GAATCGGATGGTACGTACTATGACATAACCGCGATTGTGAACAACAGAGACGAAGGTGGCAATTTGATAACTAATATATTTGATAGCGGtgacaacaacatattttttgaTGTTGGGGGGCTTGTGATTGACTTTGGTCTTTACCAGTACGGATTAACTCAAGGCTTGCAACAACCATATGAccttttacattttgttacaGG GGACAAACTCGTGGTTGACTTTTATATTATTGAGGGCAATGTAACATCATTCGACCGAAGGGAAGAACTTGGTG GAATTGCGTACATTGGAGCATTCTGCAACGATTTTGCATCAACAGGATTTGATGGACGAAATGGATTCTCTGCGTTCCAATATCCGGTTATAGATCGGATAATAGCTCACGAGATCGGACACAA cattgGATGCTTTCATGATGTAACGGAAATATGTCCAGCAGAGAAATTGAATGTGATGTCACCATTACCCGTACCCAAGCTGGAATCCCTCCCTGATTATTACAAGTGGTCGGTATGCTCTGGAGAAGACATAGCGAATTACTTTGCGTT TTTGAACTTGACAAGTGTTGAATTAGCAACGTGCCTTTATACCAATAAACCAACAGAAGAAGAATTTCTTGCCAACTTCTGCGAAGGTCTTCTAGGAACGAAATACGACATAAATGATCAGTGTAGACTCTTTTTCGGAAACGATAGCTACGTGTGTACAAAT GGAAGCAATGTTTTGGAAACGGGATATGTCGAAGCTGACAAATGCCAGACTAAAAGTGGACCAGGAGGTATCTTCGATCCCCTGCCGCTTCTCAGCTGTGCCAAGGATGGAAGTTGTGATGATACACCTTATTTCCTAGACCATATTTTTGATGGAACCAAATGTGCGAACAAAGGCGGTGATCCTGCAGGAAACCAG GTATGTTATCATGGAATATGCGAAACGAATTTGAAGATTTGCAGCAAGAGCCAAGGAAAAGGACAAAATACGAAAAAATAA
- the LOC123526438 gene encoding cyclin-dependent kinase 11B-like: MSRRKVTLVSDRSPRSPYEQGELASSSPELAARSEDNETSEHEMEEEEEEEEHVQSDRDQDMPSADEEDHDDGPGIKPPPVPVKKKEKHKHKHKEDRKKDKQKDRHREEKDRHREKDRGHEREHREERGARGIQDRHERKVLTGRERERELKEKLLKEKEKREKSRMERERLERLEREKNRDRKLREERERREQERRKRKEEERRLQQQRKEREEIRNRKERMIKEKERMQGRPRSRSRERREGSRDTKSRHSHRSSDKGSSSGGKVHEEHERPKERKVQMKKEIRESEEEHIEEKHEIPDTAMSPSEDESEDTESDSGSGTDTTTDSDDSSDEEDHKDDEKIKSESPDHDNEDADKKHLAKSKFDQSDNESETGSVHLNDHHDDDGYLAETPPMSPVELKPDLPPYFPAIQGCRSVEEFSCLNKIEEGTYGVVYRARDKKTDEIVALKRLKMEKEKEGFPITSLREINTLLKAQHTNIVTVREIVVGSNMDKIYIVMDYVEHDLKSLMAPETMKQPFLVGEVKTLMLQLLRGVQHLHDNWIIHRDLKTSNLLLSHKGILKIGDFGLAREYGEPLKQYTPIVVTLWYRSPELLLGIKEYSTPIDMWSVGCIMAEFLVMKAIWQGKTEIEQLQLIFKDLGTPTEKIYPGVMDLPGMKKCVFIEYPYNTLRNKFGQYLSDQGFNLLNRFLTYNPSKRIAAGEALKHEYFRESPVPIDPSMFPTWPAKSEQVRKHASSPKPPSGGKAYSKLLDDGDDAIAAGFQFRQAAKGVSAIGPGFSLKF, from the exons TTACACTTGTGTCAGATAGAAGTCCAAGAAGTCCTTATGAACAAGGCGAGTTGGCATCAAGTAGTCCGGAGCTAGCAGCTAGGAGTGAAGACAACGAGACATCTGAACATGAAATGGAAGAGGAAGAGGAAGAAGAAGAACATGTTCAGAGTGATAGAGACCAGGATAT GCCATCAGCTGATGAGGAAGATCACGATGACGGTCCAGGAATAAAACCTCCACCTGTTCCtgtgaagaaaaaagaaaaacacaaacataaacataAAGAAGATAGAAAGAAAGACAAACAAAAAGACAGACACAGGGAAGAAAAAGACAGACATAGGGAGAAGGATAGGGGCCATGAAAGAGAACATAGAGAGGAAAGAGGGGCTAGAG GGATCCAAGACAGACATGAAAGAAAAGTACTAACAGGAAGGGAAAGAGAGAGAGAACTGaaagaaaaattgttgaaagaaaaaGAGAAACGTGAAAAGTCTAGAATGGAAAG aGAAAGACTGGAACGTTTGGAAAGAGAAAAGAACAGAGACAGAAAACTAAGGGAGGAGAGAGAAAGAAGAGAACAGGAAAGAAGGAAAAGGAAGGAAGAAGAAAGAAGACTTCAACAACAAAGAAAGGAAAGAGAAGAAA tcAGAAATAGGAAGGAACGTATGATCAAAGAAAAGGAAAGAATGCAAGGTCGCCCTAGAAGTCGGAGTCGTGAGAGACGAGAGGGGAGTAGAGATACTAAATCAAGACATTCTCACAGGTCATCTGATAAag GCTCTAGCTCAGGTGGAAAGGTTCATGAAGAACATGAGCGGCCAAAGGAGAGAAAAGTTCAGATGAAGAAGGAGATTAGAGAGTCAGAAGAGGAACATATTGAGGAGAAGCATGAGATTCCCGACACAGCAATGTCTCCATCAGAGGACGAAAGTGAGGACACAGAGAGTGACTCTGGATCAG GAACTGACACAACAACTGACAGTGATGATTCTAGTGACGAAGAAGATCATAAAGATGATGAGAAAATCAAATCAGAGAGTCCAGATCATGATAATGAAGATGCTGACAAGAAACATCTGG CAAAGTCAAAATTTGACCAGTCTGATAATGAAAGTGAGACTGGTTCAGTACATTTGAATGATCACCATGACGATGATGGTTACTTAGCTGAAACCCCACCAATGTCTCCAGTAGAATTAAAACCTGATTTGCCTCCATATTTTCCTGCAATACAG GGCTGTCGTAGTGTAGAAGAGTTTAGTTGTTTGAACAAAATAGAAGAAGGGACATATGGTGTGGTATACAGGGCCAGGGATAAGAAAACAG ACGAAATCGTTGCTTTAAAGCGGTTAAAGATGGAGAAGGAAAAAGAGGGATTTCCTATCACATCATTACGCGAGATAAATACCCTGTTGAAAGCCCAGCATACAAATATAGTAACAGTCAGG GAAATTGTGGTAGGGAGCAATATGGATAAGATATACATTGTGATGGACTACGTAGAACATGATCTAAAGAGCTTGATGGCCCCAGAAACTATGAAACAACCATTCCTTGTTG GTGAAGTGAAGACATTAATGTTGCAATTATTGCGAGGTGTACAACATCTCCATGACAACTGGATCATACATCGAGACTTGAAGACTTCCAATCTTCTTCTTAGCCATAAAGGCATTTTAAAG ATAGGTGATTTTGGTTTGGCCAGAGAGTATGGTGAGCCATTGAAGCAGTATACGCCAATTGTTGTCACACTTTGGTACAGGTCACCGGAACTTCTGTTGGGTATAAAAGAGTATTCCACACCTATAGACATGTGGTCTGTTGGTTGTATCATGGCAGAATTCCTAGTTATGAAGGCAATATGGCAAGGAAAGACAGAAATAGAACAGTTACAATTAATATTTAAG GATCTAGGAACACCTACTGAAAAGATCTATCCTGGTGTAATGGATTTGCCTGGcatgaagaaatgcgttttcattGAATATCCCTACAACACATTGAGAAATAAATTTGGCCAGTACTTGTCAGATCAGGGCTTTAATCTTTTAAACAG GTTTCTGACATATAATCCTAGTAAAAGAATTGCAGCTGGCGAGGCATTGAAGCATGAATATTTCCGAGAATCTCCTGTTCCAATTGATCCATCAATGTTCCCAACCTGGCCAGCCAAGTCAGAACAAGTGCGGAAACATGCAAGTTCACCGAAACCTCCTTCTGGCGGAAAAGCATACTCCAAATTACTG GATGATGGTGATGATGCAATAGCAGCTGGTTTCCAGTTCAGACAAGCAGCCAAAGGTGTATCAGCAATTGGACCTGGTTTCAGTctcaaattctaa